One Hordeum vulgare subsp. vulgare chromosome 4H, MorexV3_pseudomolecules_assembly, whole genome shotgun sequence DNA window includes the following coding sequences:
- the LOC123446832 gene encoding putative cyclin-dependent kinase F-2: protein MVAGKRPAAVLDAGHVTHQEPEATFCKRRRVRIGTTTAFEFQDTPCLGEGSFGAVLKARHRVTGKTVAIKVLRSTDDPAVANREIEEEAGFLEACAPNPYVVGTRGLFRDPITRNLCLAMDYVGPNLRAFLSERPPLPEAIVKGFMWQLLTGTSKMHMHHIIHRDIKPHNILVGEGGKILKICDLGLAMSLETAKLPYKFAGTMPYMAPEILLGKPDYAERVDTWSLGCVMAEMLTGEMLFKADKKDDRIAQLSAIFRVLGLPWPEFVAAKAQQEQHNTLGNLFPRETLSQDGFQVLKGLLECNPAKRLTAAAALQLPWFAPKLHTDDDVPELPSRRNVLRIKIVQTGTLKKKTVLRIKFAPATPKKNVGQIKVTPPAMPGTKKNLQRIKVIPPATPTP, encoded by the coding sequence ATGGTGGCCGGCAAGCGACCAGCTGCCGTCCTCGACGCCGGCCACGTGACGCATCAAGAACCAGAAGCAACCTTCTGCAAGAGGAGGCGCGTCCGCATCGGCACCACGACGGCCTTCGAGTTCCAGGACACGCCCTGCCTCGGCGAGGGCAGCTTCGGCGCAGTCCTCAAGGCGCGCCACCGCGTCACCGGCAAGACCGTCGCCATCAAGGTCCTCCGCTCCACCGACGATCCCGCCGTCGCCAACAGAGAGATCGAGGAGGAGGCCGGCTTCCTCGAGGCCTGCGCCCCGAACCCTTACGTCGTCGGCACCCGTGGACTCTTCCGCGACCCGATCACCCGCAACCTCTGCCTCGCCATGGACTACGTCGGGCCGAACCTCCGCGCCTTCCTGTCCGAGAGGCCGCCGCTCCCGGAGGCCATCGTGAAAGGCTTCATGTGGCAGCTCCTGACCGGCACCAGCAAGATGCACATGCATCACATCATCCACCGCGACATCAAGCCGCACAACATCCTCGTCGGCGAAGGAGGAAAGATCCTCAAGATCTGCGACCTCGGGCTAGCCATGTCCTTGGAGACCGCCAAGTTGCCGTACAAATTTGCTGGCACCATGCCCTACATGGCGCCCGAGATCCTCCTGGGCAAGCCGGACTATGCCGAGCGCGTCGACACGTGGTCGCTGGGATGCGTCATGGCCGAGATGCTAACCGGCGAGATGCTGTTTAAGGCCGACAAAAAGGACGACAGGATCGCCCAGCTCTCGGCTATCTTCCGCGTTCTTGGGTTACCTTGGCCGGAGTTCGTCGCGGCCAAGGCGCAGCAGGAGCAGCACAACACGCTGGGAAACCTCTTCCCCCGGGAGACCTTGTCCCAGGACGGCTTCCAAGTCTTGAAAGGGCTTCTCGAGTGCAACCCAGCTAAGCGGCTCACGGCGGCCGCTGCGCTCCAACTCCCGTGGTTCGCGCCCAAGCTCcacaccgacgacgacgtgccAGAGCTGCCGTCAAGAAGGAACGTACTGCGGATCAAGATCGTTCAGACGGGGACACTGAAGAAGAAGACTGTGCTGCGGATCAAATTCGCTCCGGCGACACCCAAGAAGAACGTCGGGCAGATCAAGGTCACCCCGCCAGCGATGCCAGGAACGAAGAAGAACCTGCAGCGGATCAAGGTCATCCCACCAGCGACACCAACACCATAG